In one Dermatophilaceae bacterium Sec6.4 genomic region, the following are encoded:
- a CDS encoding ComEA family DNA-binding protein — MSRSRDEEVVPDRLAAMLDEIDSQRRPAGWIPTQESLLDSRRPAVQADSVSDGRSAGHGGRGGARLHRRRSGRPARHADTGVDVRPHAPLLQGPAALRHAEIAPRRLAVLAMVFVVLVAGLVLGGRVVLARASATPQSVPTSAAVKQPTSAATGRASGSSFGTTGPRAAPAATQVVVQVVGQVRRPGVVSLRSGARVQDAVAAVGGALPSADLTAINLARVLSDGEQIQVPKPGQVPSTPPANPGGPGGTGGAAGANGAAAAPSGAPVNLNTADLSALDTLPGVGPVLAQRIFDWRTRNGRFSSVDELGEVSGIGDKMLQRLRPRVTV, encoded by the coding sequence ATGTCACGCTCCCGGGACGAAGAAGTCGTGCCCGACCGGCTTGCCGCCATGCTCGACGAGATCGATTCCCAGCGACGCCCGGCCGGTTGGATACCCACGCAGGAATCGTTGCTGGACAGTCGCCGACCCGCGGTTCAGGCCGATTCGGTCAGCGATGGCCGATCTGCGGGCCACGGTGGGCGCGGTGGCGCGCGCCTGCACCGACGTCGGTCCGGGCGGCCGGCCCGACATGCTGACACCGGGGTCGACGTACGCCCGCATGCGCCGCTGCTGCAGGGTCCCGCGGCCCTGCGTCATGCCGAGATCGCACCGCGGAGACTCGCGGTGCTGGCAATGGTGTTTGTCGTGCTGGTCGCCGGGTTGGTGTTGGGCGGACGAGTCGTCCTCGCACGGGCGTCGGCGACCCCGCAGTCCGTCCCCACCTCGGCTGCGGTCAAGCAGCCGACGTCCGCGGCCACCGGTCGTGCATCCGGGTCCTCCTTCGGTACCACCGGGCCGCGTGCGGCACCGGCGGCCACCCAGGTCGTCGTGCAGGTGGTGGGTCAGGTCCGCCGGCCGGGCGTCGTCTCGTTGCGAAGCGGCGCCCGGGTGCAGGACGCTGTGGCAGCAGTCGGAGGGGCGTTGCCCAGCGCCGACCTGACCGCGATCAACCTTGCCCGGGTACTGAGTGACGGTGAGCAGATTCAGGTGCCGAAGCCGGGTCAGGTACCGAGCACGCCACCGGCAAATCCGGGCGGACCTGGGGGAACTGGGGGAGCGGCGGGCGCGAACGGCGCTGCGGCGGCGCCCAGCGGCGCGCCGGTCAACCTCAATACAGCGGACCTGTCTGCGTTGGACACCCTTCCCGGTGTGGGTCCCGTGCTGGCCCAGCGGATCTTCGACTGGCGCACCCGAAACGGTCGATTCAGCAGCGTTGACGAGTTGGGTGAGGTGAGCGGCATCGGCGACAAGATGCTGCAGCGGCTACGGCCCCGCGTGACCGTGTGA
- the lexA gene encoding transcriptional repressor LexA: MAEVHQMPEREDDGLTTRQRRVLEVIRNSVDRRGYPPSLREIGEAVGLTSPSSVAHQLSMLERKGYLRRDPNRPRAIEVISPDQDQDQRGYRGGASVSAATDTDVDETGVGDRRPAATYVPVVGRIAAGGPILAEEAVEDIFPLPKQLVGEGDLFLLKVVGDSMVEAAICDGDWVVVRQQPTASNGDIVAAMLDNEATVKTFKRTDGKVWLLPHNPAYDPIDGDDAVVLGKVTAVLRRV; the protein is encoded by the coding sequence ATGGCTGAGGTGCATCAGATGCCCGAGCGCGAAGATGACGGATTGACCACGCGACAGCGTCGGGTACTGGAGGTCATCCGTAATTCGGTCGACCGACGCGGGTACCCCCCCAGCCTTCGGGAGATCGGCGAGGCGGTCGGACTGACCAGCCCCAGCTCGGTCGCGCACCAGTTGTCGATGCTGGAGCGCAAGGGCTACCTACGGCGCGACCCCAACCGACCCCGCGCCATCGAGGTCATCTCTCCCGATCAGGACCAGGACCAGCGCGGCTACCGCGGGGGCGCCAGTGTGTCGGCAGCCACCGACACCGACGTCGACGAGACGGGTGTCGGAGATCGCCGTCCGGCAGCGACCTACGTGCCGGTCGTCGGCCGCATCGCGGCCGGCGGTCCGATCCTCGCCGAAGAAGCCGTCGAAGACATCTTTCCGCTACCGAAGCAGCTCGTCGGCGAGGGGGATCTGTTCCTGCTCAAGGTCGTCGGTGACTCGATGGTGGAGGCTGCGATCTGCGACGGAGACTGGGTCGTGGTGCGTCAACAGCCGACCGCGAGCAACGGCGACATCGTCGCCGCGATGCTCGACAACGAGGCCACGGTCAAGACGTTCAAGCGCACCGACGGCAAGGTCTGGCTGCTACCGCACAACCCTGCCTACGACCCGATCGACGGCGATGATGCGGTCGTGCTCGGCAAGGTCACGGCCGTGCTGCGTCGCGTCTGA
- a CDS encoding LysR family transcriptional regulator, with product MIDAAGLRVIRAIADEGSFTAAATSLGYSQPAISQMVRRMEDRIGTVLVERLGRSVRLTQAGAVLARHAGPILKALETAESEVAAIAGLRAGRVRLMAFPSSSSTLVPHALAMVRREFPDIEVTFTEAEPPESLAALRSGDCDIAVAFAYDGTTPARGEDDIAQFQSRTLLDDEVRLVVPADHRLAGMTSVGMADLVDEEWIAGCPRCRGHLLALAEHAGFSPSVSYETEDYVAVLGFVAAGLGVALVPDLILASAHNDGVSVVAIEPAPRRTVYAVTTPDLTRVPAVAATLRALCSAATAVQRPTPTV from the coding sequence ATGATCGATGCAGCCGGGCTACGAGTCATCCGCGCCATTGCCGACGAAGGCAGCTTCACGGCGGCCGCCACCTCGTTGGGATACTCCCAGCCGGCGATCTCGCAGATGGTCCGCAGGATGGAAGACCGCATCGGCACGGTCCTGGTCGAGCGGTTGGGCCGCAGCGTGCGCCTGACTCAGGCGGGCGCCGTGCTCGCCCGGCACGCCGGGCCGATCCTCAAAGCGTTGGAGACCGCCGAGTCCGAAGTAGCTGCCATTGCCGGCCTGCGGGCCGGAAGGGTGCGATTAATGGCCTTCCCGTCCTCCTCCTCGACCCTCGTGCCGCACGCCCTGGCCATGGTGCGCCGGGAGTTCCCCGACATCGAGGTGACGTTCACCGAGGCTGAGCCGCCTGAATCGCTGGCTGCGTTGCGCTCCGGTGACTGCGATATCGCCGTCGCGTTCGCCTACGACGGCACCACGCCTGCCCGCGGTGAAGACGACATCGCGCAGTTCCAGTCGCGCACGCTGCTCGATGACGAGGTCCGGCTGGTCGTTCCCGCTGACCACCGGCTTGCCGGTATGACATCGGTGGGAATGGCGGACCTGGTCGACGAAGAATGGATCGCCGGCTGCCCGCGCTGTCGCGGTCACCTGCTGGCGTTGGCGGAGCACGCAGGCTTCAGTCCGTCCGTCTCGTACGAGACCGAGGACTACGTCGCGGTGCTGGGCTTCGTGGCCGCGGGTCTCGGGGTCGCGTTGGTGCCCGACCTGATCCTGGCATCGGCTCACAACGACGGGGTGAGCGTCGTGGCGATCGAACCGGCTCCACGACGCACGGTCTACGCCGTGACCACGCCGGACCTGACCCGGGTTCCGGCCGTCGCGGCCACGCTGCGCGCCCTCTGCTCAGCCGCCACCGCCGTGCAGCGGCCGACCCCGACGGTCTGA
- a CDS encoding ComEC/Rec2 family competence protein, producing MLIPALAGWAAVFLALPYPSTRVIWVAVGCFSCGLAALGAHWWTARRWLLAAALGALCTALVLGAVAAHQASRTAGPLSALARDSAIVKVTAVVQSDPRLIAGDRGRSTVIYRALVRTVAGRGQHSAVRTPVLIFARPDWKSPDWHDRIELVGRLQSADLGDDVVAVLDARSEPRVVRRPGAVIRWVGSLRVHTRAAAAQLPPDPRGLVPALVMGDTSAMPQRLSDDMRATGLTHLDAVSGANVTFVLAGALWCAGWCRVRRRWRLPVAFAVLVWFVMLCRPEPSVLRAAAMGAVGLIGLSASRRRAGPPALAAAILVLLVWDPWLARSYGFALSTLATLGLLVFARPWGDAIARRLPRWAAPVGDATAIPLAAQAACAPVIVLLQSSVSVIGLPANLLAAVFVEPATLAGVATVLLSPLGVTVAVVPVWCAAVPAWCIAWIAHTGADVPGGSLPWPPGVRGALLLAALLLVVVCSSVGLVRRGRAHPVIATVCVLAVTAAAWPIPHAGWPQTGWVYTVCDVGQGDASMLSTAPGHAVLIDTGPDPAAVDSCLRRAHVEHLDAIVLTHFHRDHIGGLAGAVRDRGVREIFVTPVQATDSSARSEQSNVSSVRAIATGRRIPVRPLQTGDVVNWPGIRVEVLWPKREIDAGSIQNNASVTLDVRTRGLRLLLTGDIEREAGAAVLGELLRRPPGPPFDVLKVAHHGSANQSADLVRFAHPAVAIVSVGADNDYGLPAPSTMALLRSVDSAAYRTDQGGDVAVLLNGDRLTVARR from the coding sequence ATGCTTATCCCAGCACTGGCCGGGTGGGCTGCGGTATTTCTCGCGCTGCCGTATCCCAGCACGCGGGTCATCTGGGTGGCCGTCGGGTGTTTCAGCTGCGGCCTGGCTGCACTCGGCGCGCACTGGTGGACTGCACGTCGCTGGTTGCTCGCTGCGGCGCTCGGAGCCCTGTGCACGGCACTGGTGCTCGGCGCGGTCGCCGCTCATCAGGCCAGCCGCACGGCCGGGCCGCTGAGCGCGCTCGCTCGTGACTCCGCGATTGTGAAGGTCACCGCAGTCGTACAGTCCGACCCGCGCCTGATCGCGGGCGATCGGGGCCGTTCGACGGTGATCTACCGGGCGCTGGTGCGTACCGTTGCTGGTCGCGGCCAACACAGCGCGGTGCGGACACCGGTGCTGATCTTCGCCCGGCCGGACTGGAAGAGCCCCGACTGGCACGACCGCATCGAGCTGGTCGGCCGTCTGCAGTCCGCCGATCTGGGCGACGACGTTGTCGCGGTCCTGGACGCGCGTTCCGAGCCGCGCGTGGTGCGTCGCCCAGGTGCGGTCATCCGCTGGGTGGGATCGCTGCGCGTGCATACTCGCGCTGCCGCCGCACAGTTGCCGCCGGATCCGCGGGGTCTGGTGCCCGCACTGGTCATGGGCGACACATCGGCCATGCCGCAGCGGCTGAGCGATGACATGCGCGCTACCGGCCTGACCCACCTCGATGCGGTGTCGGGCGCCAATGTCACCTTTGTGCTCGCCGGCGCCCTCTGGTGTGCGGGATGGTGTCGGGTGCGGCGACGCTGGCGGTTGCCAGTGGCGTTCGCCGTACTGGTGTGGTTCGTGATGCTGTGTCGACCCGAACCCAGCGTGCTGCGGGCGGCGGCAATGGGGGCGGTGGGCCTGATCGGCCTGTCTGCCTCGCGGCGGCGGGCCGGGCCGCCGGCCCTGGCCGCGGCGATACTCGTGCTGCTGGTGTGGGACCCGTGGCTCGCGCGGTCCTACGGTTTTGCGCTGTCCACTCTGGCAACCCTGGGGCTGCTGGTCTTCGCCCGCCCCTGGGGCGACGCGATTGCCCGCAGATTGCCCCGGTGGGCGGCTCCCGTCGGCGATGCGACCGCCATCCCGTTGGCTGCCCAGGCTGCCTGCGCGCCGGTGATCGTGCTGTTGCAGTCCTCGGTGAGTGTGATCGGCCTCCCGGCCAATCTGCTGGCCGCAGTGTTTGTGGAACCGGCGACCCTGGCGGGCGTCGCGACGGTCCTGCTCAGCCCGTTGGGGGTGACGGTCGCGGTGGTGCCGGTGTGGTGCGCCGCGGTGCCGGCCTGGTGCATTGCGTGGATCGCCCACACGGGAGCCGACGTGCCCGGTGGATCGCTGCCGTGGCCGCCTGGCGTACGGGGTGCCCTGCTGCTGGCGGCTCTCCTTCTGGTCGTGGTTTGTTCGAGCGTCGGCCTTGTCCGCCGCGGCCGGGCCCACCCCGTGATCGCGACGGTCTGCGTCCTGGCGGTGACGGCTGCGGCCTGGCCGATCCCGCATGCTGGGTGGCCGCAGACCGGGTGGGTCTACACAGTCTGCGATGTCGGTCAGGGCGATGCCTCCATGCTGTCGACGGCCCCGGGCCATGCAGTGCTCATCGACACCGGGCCCGATCCGGCAGCAGTGGACTCCTGCCTGCGACGTGCCCATGTCGAGCATCTGGACGCGATCGTCCTGACGCACTTCCACCGCGACCACATCGGGGGCCTGGCGGGTGCGGTACGAGATCGCGGCGTCCGTGAGATCTTCGTAACGCCGGTCCAGGCCACCGACAGCTCCGCCAGGAGTGAGCAGAGCAATGTGTCGTCGGTGCGGGCCATCGCGACGGGTCGGCGTATCCCGGTACGACCGTTACAGACGGGTGACGTCGTGAACTGGCCGGGTATCCGGGTCGAGGTGCTGTGGCCCAAGCGGGAGATCGACGCCGGTTCGATCCAGAACAATGCCAGCGTCACCCTCGACGTGCGGACCCGCGGACTGCGGTTGCTCCTGACGGGCGATATCGAGCGCGAGGCGGGGGCCGCGGTGCTCGGGGAGCTGCTGCGCCGCCCGCCCGGGCCGCCGTTCGATGTGTTGAAGGTCGCGCATCACGGGTCGGCCAACCAGTCCGCCGACCTGGTCCGGTTCGCACATCCAGCGGTGGCGATCGTGAGCGTCGGTGCCGACAACGACTACGGACTGCCGGCGCCCTCGACGATGGCGCTGCTGCGCAGTGTCGACAGTGCGGCCTACCGTACCGATCAGGGTGGGGATGTCGCGGTGCTCCTGAACGGCGACCGGCTGACGGTGGCTCGCAGGTGA
- a CDS encoding DegV family protein: MTTDRMNVAVVTDSTAYLPADLAARHHVRVVPLHVVIGGKSYDEGRDISSAQVAAALRSFKPVSTSRPSPGAVLAVYEELADAGAQHIVSIHISGEMSATLASAQIAAAQSPVPVTVVDSRSIGMAMGFAVLGAAEAAAGGAPPVDVARIARDLAGAASVSFYVDTLEYLRRGGRIGKAAALFGSALAIKPLLTVTNGRIEPLERVRTTSRALARMRERAVAAAQAMDATEGVDIAVHHLDSRERAEQLAQALAEAVPQVRRVLLVELGAVVGAHVGPGTLATSVSPRLPGRSAILGASD; this comes from the coding sequence GTGACCACCGACCGGATGAACGTCGCCGTCGTCACCGATTCGACCGCCTACCTGCCCGCGGACCTGGCCGCCCGCCACCACGTGCGGGTCGTGCCGCTGCACGTGGTGATCGGTGGGAAATCCTATGACGAGGGTCGTGACATCTCCTCCGCGCAGGTCGCCGCTGCGTTGCGGTCCTTCAAGCCGGTATCGACGTCCCGTCCGTCCCCAGGTGCCGTGCTGGCGGTCTACGAGGAGCTCGCCGACGCCGGCGCGCAACACATCGTGTCGATCCATATCTCCGGAGAGATGTCGGCCACGCTCGCCTCCGCGCAGATCGCCGCCGCTCAGTCGCCCGTTCCGGTGACGGTTGTGGACAGTCGCTCGATCGGTATGGCGATGGGGTTCGCCGTGCTCGGCGCGGCGGAGGCAGCTGCGGGCGGTGCGCCGCCAGTCGACGTAGCCCGGATCGCGCGCGACCTGGCCGGTGCCGCATCGGTCAGTTTCTACGTCGACACCCTGGAGTACCTACGTCGCGGCGGGCGGATCGGTAAGGCCGCGGCATTGTTCGGTTCGGCGTTGGCCATCAAGCCGCTGTTGACCGTGACGAACGGTCGGATCGAACCTCTCGAACGGGTCCGCACGACCAGTAGGGCGCTGGCCCGGATGCGCGAGCGGGCGGTCGCGGCCGCGCAGGCGATGGACGCCACGGAAGGTGTCGATATCGCCGTGCACCACCTGGACTCCCGCGAGAGGGCGGAGCAGCTTGCGCAGGCGTTGGCCGAAGCAGTGCCGCAGGTGCGCCGGGTGCTGCTCGTCGAGCTCGGCGCCGTCGTCGGCGCCCATGTCGGGCCGGGCACCCTCGCGACCTCGGTCAGCCCCCGACTGCCCGGCCGATCGGCCATCCTGGGCGCGTCCGACTGA
- a CDS encoding vitamin B12-dependent ribonucleotide reductase codes for MTETTGSRTDAARAEAGVHIERIFTTPGVHPYDEVTWELRDVVQQNWKTGETIFEQRGVLFPDSWSLNASTIVTTKYFRGALGTPVRETSLKQLIDRVVLTYVKGGRDHGYFANDQDAEIFEHELTWALLHQVFSFNSPVWFNVGTKSPQQVSACFILSVDDSMDSILNWYKEEGFIFKGGSGAGLNLSRIRSSKELLSSGGTASGPVSFMRGADASAGTIKSGGATRRAAKMVVLDVDHPDIEEFINTKAREEDKIRALRDAGFDMDLGGRDITSVQYQNANNSVRVSNEFMQAVQDGTSFGLRARSTGEIIEQVDARELFGKLNNAAWECADPGIQYDDTINDWHTTPESGRITASNPCSEYMSLDNSSCNLASLNLLKFLREDDTFDTASFQKVVELVITAMDISICFADFPTEAIGQTTRDFRQLGIGYANLGALLMATGHGYESEGGRSIAGAITSLLTGAAYKRSAEMAAIVGPYAGYARNSDAHQRVMRKHRSANDELHTLDTMDGEIHRYATKAWKDVIDLGAVHGYRNAQASVLAPTGTIGFMMDCDTTGIEPDFSLVKFKKLVGGGSMQIVNQTIPRALTKLGYQNEAIEAIVEHIADKGHVVNAPGLKPEHYEVFDCAMGERPISALGHVRMMAACQPFLSGAISKTVNLPEDATVEDIAQVHLEGWKSGLKALAVYRDNCKVGQPLSDGGSTAKNKAAAAAQATTEKIVEYRPIRKRMPKRRNSQTTSFAVGGAEGYLTAGTYDDGQMGELFLKFGKQGSTLAGMMDAFSIAVSIGLQYGVPLESFVEKFTNLRFEPAGLTDDPDVRMAQSIMDYVFRRLALDYTDFETRSFMGIHTAQERARQLETGSYAESTDTDSDEDLVGELESYSQSAAESSKRVEPVITHADITHGDIASGAGAANARVVSSEIHSSAELMEKFQGKAADAPMCMTCGTKMRPAGSCYVCEGCGSTSGCS; via the coding sequence ATGACCGAGACCACCGGCTCACGGACCGATGCCGCCCGCGCAGAGGCAGGGGTGCACATCGAGCGCATCTTCACCACGCCGGGGGTCCACCCGTACGACGAGGTCACGTGGGAGCTTCGCGATGTCGTCCAGCAGAACTGGAAGACCGGCGAGACGATCTTCGAGCAGCGTGGGGTGCTGTTTCCCGACTCCTGGTCGCTGAACGCCTCGACCATCGTGACGACCAAGTACTTCCGCGGCGCGCTCGGGACCCCGGTTCGCGAGACCAGCCTCAAGCAGCTGATCGACCGTGTGGTGCTGACCTACGTCAAGGGCGGCCGTGACCACGGTTACTTCGCCAACGATCAGGATGCGGAGATCTTCGAACACGAACTGACCTGGGCGCTGCTGCACCAGGTGTTCAGCTTCAACTCCCCGGTGTGGTTCAACGTCGGCACCAAGAGCCCTCAGCAGGTTTCGGCCTGCTTCATCCTGTCGGTCGACGACTCGATGGACTCCATCCTGAACTGGTACAAGGAGGAGGGCTTCATCTTCAAGGGTGGCTCCGGCGCCGGCCTGAACCTGTCGCGCATCCGCTCCTCCAAGGAGCTGCTCTCCAGTGGTGGCACGGCCAGCGGCCCGGTGTCGTTCATGCGCGGCGCCGATGCATCCGCGGGCACCATCAAGTCCGGTGGGGCCACCCGCCGCGCAGCCAAGATGGTCGTGCTCGACGTGGACCACCCCGACATCGAGGAGTTCATCAACACCAAGGCGCGTGAGGAAGACAAGATCCGCGCCCTACGCGATGCCGGCTTCGATATGGACCTCGGCGGCCGCGACATCACCTCCGTGCAGTACCAGAACGCGAACAACTCGGTGCGTGTCAGCAACGAGTTCATGCAGGCGGTGCAGGACGGCACCTCCTTCGGGCTGCGCGCCCGCTCCACCGGCGAGATCATCGAGCAGGTCGACGCGCGGGAACTGTTCGGCAAGCTGAACAACGCCGCGTGGGAATGCGCCGACCCGGGCATCCAGTACGACGACACGATCAACGACTGGCACACCACCCCCGAAAGTGGTCGGATCACCGCGTCCAACCCCTGCTCGGAGTACATGTCGCTGGACAACTCCTCGTGCAACCTGGCCTCCCTGAACCTGCTGAAGTTCCTGCGCGAGGACGACACGTTCGACACGGCGAGCTTCCAGAAGGTCGTCGAGCTGGTCATCACCGCGATGGACATCTCGATCTGCTTCGCCGACTTCCCGACCGAGGCGATCGGCCAGACGACCCGCGACTTCCGCCAGCTGGGTATCGGCTACGCCAACCTGGGCGCGTTGCTGATGGCCACCGGCCACGGGTACGAGTCCGAGGGCGGCCGCAGTATCGCCGGCGCCATCACCTCGCTGCTGACCGGCGCCGCCTACAAGCGATCCGCGGAGATGGCGGCGATCGTCGGCCCGTATGCCGGGTACGCCCGCAACTCCGATGCGCACCAGCGCGTCATGCGCAAGCACCGCAGCGCCAACGACGAGCTGCACACCCTGGACACCATGGACGGGGAGATCCACCGGTACGCCACCAAGGCCTGGAAGGACGTCATCGACCTGGGCGCGGTCCACGGTTACCGCAATGCACAGGCCTCGGTGCTCGCGCCGACCGGCACCATCGGCTTCATGATGGACTGCGACACCACGGGCATCGAGCCGGACTTCTCGCTGGTCAAGTTCAAGAAGCTGGTCGGTGGCGGTTCGATGCAGATCGTCAACCAGACGATTCCGCGCGCCCTGACCAAGCTGGGTTACCAGAACGAGGCGATCGAGGCGATTGTTGAGCACATCGCCGACAAGGGCCACGTCGTGAACGCGCCTGGTCTGAAGCCGGAGCACTACGAGGTCTTCGACTGCGCGATGGGTGAGCGGCCGATCAGCGCGCTCGGCCACGTGCGGATGATGGCCGCGTGTCAGCCGTTCCTGTCGGGTGCGATCTCCAAGACCGTCAACCTGCCCGAGGACGCCACCGTCGAGGACATCGCGCAAGTGCACCTGGAGGGCTGGAAGTCCGGCCTGAAGGCACTGGCCGTCTACCGCGACAACTGCAAGGTCGGTCAGCCGTTGTCCGACGGTGGTTCCACGGCGAAGAACAAGGCAGCCGCCGCAGCGCAGGCCACGACCGAAAAGATCGTGGAGTACCGCCCCATTCGCAAGCGGATGCCCAAGCGTCGCAACTCCCAGACCACGTCGTTCGCGGTCGGTGGCGCTGAGGGGTACCTGACGGCCGGCACCTACGACGACGGTCAGATGGGTGAGCTGTTCCTGAAGTTCGGCAAGCAGGGTTCCACGCTGGCCGGGATGATGGACGCGTTCTCGATCGCGGTGTCGATCGGCCTGCAGTACGGCGTGCCGCTGGAGAGCTTCGTGGAGAAGTTCACCAACCTGCGCTTCGAACCGGCCGGGCTGACCGATGACCCTGACGTGCGGATGGCGCAGTCGATCATGGACTACGTGTTCCGCCGGCTGGCTTTGGACTACACCGACTTCGAGACGCGTTCGTTCATGGGCATCCACACCGCCCAGGAACGAGCCCGCCAACTCGAGACCGGTTCGTACGCCGAGTCCACCGACACCGATTCCGATGAGGACCTCGTGGGGGAATTGGAGTCCTACTCCCAGTCCGCGGCGGAATCCTCCAAGCGGGTGGAGCCGGTCATCACGCACGCCGACATCACCCATGGCGACATTGCCTCCGGTGCTGGTGCGGCCAACGCCCGGGTGGTCTCCAGCGAGATCCACTCCTCGGCCGAGCTGATGGAAAAGTTTCAGGGCAAGGCTGCGGACGCGCCCATGTGCATGACGTGCGGTACAAAGATGCGCCCGGCGGGTAGCTGCTACGTGTGCGAAGGCTGCGGCAGCACCTCCGGTTGTAGCTGA
- a CDS encoding Sir2 family NAD-dependent protein deacetylase: MPADATPPPSDVVPEQQWARLTELVAGGGVVLLTGAGLSTDSGLPSYRDVAGQRIAQPMTVSELMATSEARQRYWARSYVGWPRFAAARPNDGHRAVAQLQGAGLLSAIITQNVDGLHQAGGARGVVELHGSLARVVCRNCSALHRRDDVDDLMRAANPGFDRHIGGAVRPDGDVALPEAVVRGFVPASCPACSSQLLKPDVVMFGESVPKPLVDDCFAAVEAAGCLLVLGSSLAVMSGYRFVRRAVRTGVPVVILNHGWTRGDGDTELKIDAPLSPTLLALSAHCRDATEIPA, encoded by the coding sequence GTGCCCGCTGATGCCACACCCCCGCCGTCCGACGTCGTTCCGGAGCAACAGTGGGCCCGCCTGACCGAACTGGTCGCGGGTGGCGGCGTCGTGCTCCTGACCGGCGCCGGTCTGTCCACCGATTCCGGCCTGCCCAGCTATCGGGACGTTGCCGGACAACGGATCGCGCAACCGATGACGGTGTCGGAGCTGATGGCAACGTCTGAGGCGCGGCAACGCTATTGGGCCCGCTCCTACGTCGGGTGGCCCAGGTTTGCGGCGGCTCGCCCCAACGACGGCCATCGGGCGGTCGCCCAGCTGCAGGGTGCCGGACTACTGTCCGCGATCATCACTCAGAACGTCGACGGGCTGCACCAGGCCGGGGGCGCTCGGGGGGTGGTCGAGTTGCACGGCAGCCTCGCGCGGGTGGTGTGTAGGAACTGCTCAGCTCTGCATCGTCGGGATGACGTGGACGACTTGATGCGCGCGGCCAATCCGGGCTTCGATCGACATATCGGTGGCGCGGTCCGGCCGGACGGTGATGTCGCGCTGCCCGAAGCGGTGGTGCGGGGGTTCGTTCCCGCGTCGTGCCCGGCGTGCTCGTCCCAGCTGCTCAAGCCGGATGTGGTGATGTTCGGGGAGTCGGTACCCAAGCCGCTGGTCGACGACTGTTTCGCCGCCGTCGAAGCGGCCGGCTGCCTCCTGGTGCTCGGATCGTCGCTGGCGGTGATGTCGGGCTACCGGTTCGTGCGACGCGCTGTGCGCACCGGCGTACCGGTGGTCATCCTCAACCACGGATGGACCAGGGGCGACGGCGACACCGAGTTGAAGATCGACGCACCGCTCAGCCCGACCCTGCTCGCGTTGAGCGCGCACTGCCGGGACGCAACAGAGATCCCCGCCTGA
- the nrdR gene encoding transcriptional regulator NrdR — protein MHCPFCRHDDSRVVDSRSSEDGTCIKRRRQCPNCNKRFSTLETTSLTVVKRSGASEPFSRQKVLVGVRKACQGRPVTEDDLALLSQQVEESIRVQGLAEIDAHDVGLVILEPLRALDEVAYLRFASVYQAFDDLDDFESAIARLRSERSVAASDEPHSIDPAHHVSTEETA, from the coding sequence ATGCATTGCCCCTTCTGCCGACACGATGACAGCAGGGTTGTCGACTCCCGTTCCAGCGAGGACGGCACCTGCATCAAGCGGCGTCGTCAGTGCCCGAACTGCAACAAGCGCTTCTCCACCTTGGAGACCACGAGCCTGACCGTGGTCAAGCGTTCCGGAGCCAGCGAACCGTTCAGCCGCCAGAAGGTGCTCGTGGGCGTCCGTAAGGCCTGCCAGGGGCGCCCCGTCACCGAAGACGATCTGGCCCTGCTGTCCCAGCAGGTCGAGGAGTCGATCAGGGTGCAGGGTCTGGCCGAGATCGACGCGCACGATGTCGGCCTGGTCATCCTGGAGCCGTTGCGCGCACTCGACGAGGTCGCTTACCTGCGGTTCGCTTCCGTCTACCAGGCCTTCGATGACCTCGATGATTTCGAGTCGGCCATCGCGCGGTTGCGCAGTGAGCGGTCAGTGGCCGCGTCCGACGAGCCCCACAGTATTGATCCAGCCCATCACGTTTCAACGGAGGAAACCGCATGA